From Pararhizobium sp. A13:
GCTGCCGCAACTGAAAGTGCGCAACTCGGTTCTGCGCACCAGCGCGGTGAACCGAGGGCCGGATGGCGCGGGTGCCACCGCGACCTTTGCCTATCGGAAACGGCTGGACGGCGGCTATACCATCGCCAATGGCGGCATCAACATGCATGCGCTGGTGCCGGACAGTTTCGCCTTCTTCCGCGATTTCCAACCCGCCAGGAAGGCCGAGGGCGAGGCGGTGCAACTCGGTCTCAGCGCACGAAGCTGGCAGGAACTGTTCGAAATCCCCACCGTCCCCCTCGACCGGCCCGGCGCCTTCGAACGGCACCGGATTCTCGACCCGAAACCGGACGGCAGATCCGCCTTGAACGCGCTGCGGGCCGCCACGGAAGCCCTACCGGTGCTGCGCGATGCGAAAGTGGAGCAGATTTGGGCTGGCCTGATCGATGTGACGCCGGATGCGGTGCCGGTTATCTCAAAGCTCGACAGCCTTCCCGGGCTGGTTATTGCAACCGGCTTCTCTGGCCACGGCTTCGGTATCGGCCCAGGCGCAGGGCATCTCGCTGCTGATCTGGCCACCGGCAACACGCCAATCGTTGATCCGGCCCCCTTCGGCTTCACGCGCTTTTCCGATGGAACGCCGATCGAAATCGCGCCGCCAGTCTGATTACCAGCGCAAAGATGCGGTCAGAACCGGCGCATCCCAAAGCGCTGTCAGACGCTCGTCCAATATGGTGACGGTAATGGAGACACCGGCCATATCGAGTGACGTGACATAGGTCCCGACAAGGCTGCGAGCGATGGTCACGTCCTGCCCTTCGAAAAAGGTCCGAGCAAGACCGAAGACCAGATAGAGTTCAGACAGCGGCGTTCCGCCAAGGCCGTTGACGAACAGCAGGACCGATCGTCCATCGAGCGAACCGAAGTCTTTAAGAATATGTCCGCAGATCAGATCGACGATCGCCGATGCATCTTTCATCTGGTCGCGCGAGCGGCCGGGCTCCCCATGGATGCCGACGCCGACTTCCATCTCGTTCGGCCCCAGCACGAAGGTTTCGCGCGTCGTCTGCGGCACCGTCGTACCCTTGAGCGCCACGCCCATCGTCCGCGTCGCGGCAACGACGGCATCGCCGAGCGCTTTCAACTCTTGCAGATCGGCACCGACTTGGGCGGCAGCACCGACAATTTTCTCGACAACGAGCGTGCCCGCGACACCGCGTCGGCCCGTCCCCCGCGCCGATCGCTCGACCGCGATATCGTCGTTGACGATGATCGTCTCGATGCGATGTGCTCCGCCAGCCATCGCCATTTCGGCTGCCATCTCGAAATTCATCACGTCGCCATCGTAATTCTTGACGATCAGCAGCGTGCCTGCGCCGCTGTCCGTTTCGCCGATCGCCCCTAAAATCTGGTCGGGCGTCGGCGAGGTGAAGACATATCCAGTGCAGGCAGCATCCAGCATGCCTTGACCGACAAAGCCGGTGTGCATCGGTTCATGGCCAGCGCCACCCCCGGAAATGATCGCGACCTTGCCCGGCGTCAGCACCCGGCGGCGGACGTGCTTTTTCCCTTCGCCGAACAGAACGATATCGCCATGCGCGGCAACGAACCCCTCCAGACAATCCTGCGCCAGCGTCCCGGCGCCGTTCATGAATTTTTTCATCTTCCACTCCCCGCAGCAATGCTATCCGAGCGGGGCGAATATTCCAGTGGCGTTGTGAGCACGATGCGAAGGGCAACCGAATGAGAGAGCAACTCAGTCTCCCTCGCCGGAAAGAAGGACGATCCTCTGGATGAAATCCTGGACAGCCTCGTCAAGCATCCGGTTCTTCCGCTCGTCACCGAAATCGGCGACCATCAGCGTCAATTGCCGGAGGCCGCCGGCATTGCCGAGATCAGGCAGCTTGCCCGGATGCGCCACCTGATAGGCTTCGAGGAAGCGGTCCTGCTCGACCTTGCCGACATGGCAGACCTGGAAGATCGTCGCCAGGTGCCGTGCCGGCAGCGGTGTCGCATAGCCCGGGCTGGTGATCTGCGTGACGAAGCTGCGATGTTTGCCGAGCGCCGCCGCGAGACGCTGGCGCGTCCCGGATGGCCGGTTGTCGATGATTGCGGCGAGGATGGCCTTGTACGCGGTGATGGCATCTTCGCTTACGTCGCGTGCCATGTCAGCCTTCCATCCTTGCCTGCGCCAGCACGGCCTTTACGGCAGGCAACTGCGATGGAGCAACGGAAATCTGCAGTATGCCACTCGCGATCAGCGACGGCAGCAATGCCGGGTTACCGGCCAGGTCGCCGCAGATACCGATCGGTTTGTCCATGTCATGCGCGATCCTTACCGTCTGTGCGATCAGCCTTAGCAGGACAGGGGTTGCCTGATCGTACAGGTTCGCAACGGAAACGCTATCACGCGCGGAAGCGGTCAGAAATTGCGCCAGGTCATTGGTGCCGAGCGAGAAGAAGTCGGCCGCTTCGAACGTGTCAAGCATCATCGCTGCGGCCGGAACCTCGACCATCATGCCGATATCGGGAACGCCTATGTCGATGTTCCGCTGGACCAGACCCGCCGCTTCCTCCTCGAAAATCCGGCGCGTGTCCTCAACCTCCTTGGGGAAAGTAACCATCGGCAACAGGACCTTCATCGGCCCCAATGCCGCAGCCCGTAAAAGCGCGCGGGCCTGGATTCTGAGCATCGCCGGCATCGCCAGAAGCAGGCGGATCCCGCGCATTCCGAGAAAAGGATTGCGCTCCTCGACAGCGAACCCACCGAGCGGCTTGTCTCCGCCAAGATCGAAAAGACGGATAGTGACCGGCTTGCCGGCGGCCCAATCCAACATTTCGACATAGAGATGGAACTGCTTTTCCTCATTCGCCAGATCCGCGGCCGACGACAGGAGAAACTCCGTTCGCAACAGCCCGATGCCATTGCAGACACTCGAGTCGAGGCTATGAATCTCGGCGATGTCGCTGATATTGACCAAAACCTCCAAGCGGCACGCTGGAAGACTGGCAGGGGATGGAGGCGCGAATCGGGCCGGCGTCTGCGGTGCCGTTTTTTCTCCCATCGCTGCGACCGCAATATCGGCACCGCTTGGATGTACGACGACGAGACCGGTGCCGCCATCAACCAGAACCGGGACCTCGGACTCGATGGCGAGGCCGCCGACACCGACGACCATCGGCACGCCTTTGGCGCGGGCAAGCAGCGCCACATGGCTTGCCGTGCTTCCGGCTGCAAGCGCAATGCCGCCGCCCCCCGTCCAGTCATGGGCGAGAAAAAGACTGGGCGCCATGTCCTTGCCGACGAAAACAGATCCCTTGGGAAAGTCGGCAGGCGGCCTGCCTTCGAGGATGCGAAGAACCCGATCACGGATATCGATGACATCGACGGCCCGCGCCCGAATATCGCCGTCTTCCGACTGCTCGAACCCGGCAATATATTCCTCGAGAGCCGTCACCCAGGCGAGCGCCGCATTTTGTCCCTCGGCGATATACTCGGCCGCCATGTCGCCGATCACCGGGTCGCGCAACATCTCGACCTGGAACTCGAGGATGTTCGCGCTCGACCGATCGGTCCGCACCATCAAGTCTTCAAGGGAACTGGCGGCCTCGCCAATCGCACTTCTGAGAAGATCGAATTCCAGCGAAGGCGACACGCCGCCGTCGACGGGGTTCCACGGTTCCGAAGGCACGTGCGCCGGGCCAATCGCATGCCCTTGGCCATTGCCTTGACCCTGCAGCCTAAGCGCCCCGGACATGCGGTCGTTCCTCCCCGAGATCGTTGACGAACAGAGCTTCGAGAACCGAGATCGCTTCATCGGCCCTCAAGCCATGTGCCCTGATCCTGAGTGTCGATCCCTTGCGGATGCGCGCGCCCATGACCTTGACAATGCTCTTGGCATTGAGCCAAAGGCCCGAGCGATTGACCTCGATCTCGATCACGCAGGGAAAGGATTTGGCAAGCCGGGTAAAGGTCACCGAGGGCCGCGCATGCAGGCCGACGCCGTGAGTGATCAGCAGCTCGACGGAGGCATGACCGTCCACCGAACCCGTTCCTCCATAGGCGCCATACCGCTTGTCCGTCATGACGGGGAAAGCTCCTGCGCTGTCGCCACCACCTTTGCCAGCGATGCCCCGCCGGAGGCTTCCGCCGCGGCGATCACGGCCCCTTCGACGATTGGCGCATTGCAGATGACGATGCGTGCCGCCCGCACCTTGCCGATCATTTCGATCGCCATTTCACTGTTGGTTTCCGCCCCGCCAAGATCGACGAAGATCGCCACTCCGGCGTCCGACCAAGCCTCCTCGATCGCTTTGAGAATCGTACCCGGGTCGGTGCCCAGACCACCGGCCGGATTGCCGCCGCACCAGGCGAGCGGCACGCTGTCACCGACCATCTGCCGCACCATGTCGGCAGCGCCTCTTGCCACAAGCGGCGAATGGGAGACAATGACGATGCCGACATTCTCATTCCTGCTCGTCATGCCGCACCTGCCTGTGCCAGTTCACGGCAGACGGTCTTGCAAAGAAGCGCGCAGCTGGCGGCACCCGGGTCCATATGCCCGACCGACCGCTCGCCGAGGAACGAGGCGCGCCCGCGCATGGCCTTCATGTCGATGGTCCTATCGGCAAAACCCTGAGCTTTTTCCGCAAGGTTCTGAAGAGGCGTGTCGCCCATCATCGCCTCGCTAACTGGGTAAAGAACGTCGAGCAGGGTTTTCTCTCCGGGGGACGATTTTCCGCGCCGCGCGACGGCGGCGACGGACTGTTGAAAGACATCTGGGAATTTTGCTGGCGGCGGTTCGGCGGCCAGGCCCTTGCCGATCTCCAGCAGCAGCGTGCCATAGAGCGGTCCGGCCGCGCCGCCGATGCTCATCACGAGGATCGTGCCGGCGGCAATCATCGCTTCGGAGACGGACATTGCGGCAAGCTGCTGGCTCTCCGCCGCCAGAGCCTCCAGCCCGCGCCGCATATTGGTGCCATGATCGCCGTCGCCGATCGCACGATCGAGGTCGCATAGATGGGTTTCGTGTTCCGCAACCACATTCCGGCAGGCGTCGATCACCCGGCGGATCAGGGCCGCTTGATCGATGGCAGATTTCGGCTCGCGGACAAGGATCATGCGGGCTCCAGGATACCGGCGACAGCCGCAAAAACCTCGGCCACGGCATGCGCACCCGGATCCATCACGCCGTCGAGATCGCTCTCGCCGATATAGGCGGACCGGCCGGCCTTCGCCTTGCGCATCACCTTGGTGGCTTCGGCCCCCTTGCGCGCCGCATCGGCTGCAGCGCGGATACCGCCCGCTGCCATTGCATGAAGCGCCGGAGACAGCGCATCGACCATGGTGCGATCACCGGGATGGGCGCCGCCGTAGAAGGTCATGCGATCGAGCCCGGCGAGCAGGGACGCAGCAAGGTCCCCCCCGTCCCCGCTCGCCTTGCCCGCCGCCGTAAAGAAGATCGACAGGAGGACGCCGCTGGAACCACCCATCGCCGTCGCCAGCGCATCGCCGATAACGGCAAAAAGTGCTGCCCTGTCGGCAAGGGGCAGACTGCTCGTTTGCGCCAGGATGCTGCGGGCACCGGTAGCAACCGTCGATCCGGTATCACCATCGCCCGCCTTGGCATCCAGCCGGTTCAACTCCGGCTCAAGCGAAATCAGCCGGTCGCAGATGGCGGCGAGCACGCGCTCGGCCCCTGCATCATGGCTTGCCACAGCCGTTGCCGCCAGGCTTTCGGCCTTCGGGGCAGGCAGGGTCGCAACGGAATGCGGCACGACCGCCGGCAGCCACGCATGGGGCGCGACATCGGACAGGAGAGCGACTTCACGCGCAGGGTCGAGCCGGATCAGCGACAAGGAGAAGCCGTTCATGTTCAGGGCCGTCATCATCGGTCCCGGCCCGATCGCAAGGGCAATCCGGCCTGCAAACGGAGAGGAGAGCACCGCGTTGGCGATCAGCGACATTTCCACGGGCGGAACCGCACCGAGATTGTTGATGAGAAGCGCATACCGCCCATCTGGCTTCATCGCCGCCGACAGGCGTTCCGTCATGACCCCGACGATGCTGTCGGCCTGCTGGACGGTTATCTTTTCCACCCCCGGCTCGCCATGAATGCCGAGGCCAAGCTCGCCCTGGTTCTCACCCAGGCGATCCTCATAGGGCCGGCCGGGTATGGAGCAGGAGGAATAGGAGACGCCGAGCGAGACGATATCGGCGGCGGCGGCCTTCGCGGCGGCGGCGACGGAGGCGAGGCTCTCGCCGCTTTCGGCCAGATGACCGGCAATCTTGTGAACGAAGAGCGTGCCGGCGACGCCACGCGGCTGGTTGATCTCTGGCAGCGCGATATCGTCGGCGACGATAACCATCTCGACGTCGAAACCTTCGGCGCGCGCCTTTTCCGCCGCCAGGCCGAAGTTCAGCCGGTCGCCGGTATAGTTCTTGACGACCAGCAGGCAGCCCGGCTTGCCGGTCACCGCCCGGATCGCGGTCAAAACGGCATCGACGCTGGGAGACGCAAAAATCTCGCCCGAAACAGCGGCGGTCAACATGCCTTTTCCGACGAAGCCCGCATGGGATGGCTCATGCCCAGCTCCCCCGCCGGAAATGACGGCGACGCGGGACTTGTCCCAGTCGGCGCGCACGATCACCTTGATATCGGGATAGCTGTCGAGACGGGCAAGCGTTCCGGGCGCGGCGGTCCGCAACAGACCGTCGAGAGCCTCGGTGACGATGTTTTCCCTGCGGTTGAAGAAATGTTTCATGGGCTCATCCAGTCCGTTTTTAGTTCCGCATCCTTCCGCTTGCGCTAGAGGGATGCAACCTCCCGTTTCTGCTTATACAAGCCGTTGTCCGTCGGCGCCGAAATAGAGCGGATCCTTCAAGATCAGCATGATTTTGTCGCCGGGACTGACCGGCACATAAGGATTGGCAAGTGTTACCAGCTTGTGGCCGGCAATGCGCATATGCAGGTGGCTCTGGTCGCCGAGATGCTCGATCCAGTCGATCTCGGCATTGGCATTTCCGTTCGCGGCGCGAATTTCCAGATGCTCGGTCCGCGCTCCGATCGTCGTCGTCCCGATCGGCGGCCGCCCGCCGGGGACAAGCCCTTCCGGAATGAGGTTGATGTGCGGCTGGCCGAGCCGCGCCGCCACATGCAGGTTGACCGGATTGCTGTAGATCTCGCGCGGCGTACCGAGCTGAACCAGTTCGCCGTCCTTCAGAATGCCGATCCGGTCTGCCATGGTCATCGCCTCGATCTGGTCATGGGTGACGTAGAGAAGCGTCGAACCGAGTTCGCTCTGAATGCGTTTCAGTTCAAGCCGCAATTCTGCGCGCAACTTGGCATCGAGCGACGATAGGGGTTCATCCATCAGATAGATCGCCGGCTTGCGCACCAGTGCCCGGCCGATGGCAACACGCTGCATCTCGCCGCCCGAAAGGCGCGTCGAACGATTTTCGAGCTTGTGGTCGATCCGCACCATCTTCGCCACGTCACGAACCCGGCGATCGATTTCATCGGCGGAAAGGCGGCGCGCAGGTGAACGCAAGGGGAAGGCCAGGTTCTCGTAGACCGTCAGATGCGGATAAAGCGAATATTGCTGGAAGACGAAGGCAACGTCGCGCCCCGCCGGCGCCGCACCCGCCATGTCCTGCCCGCCGATCGACACCCGGCCGCGATCCGGCTTTTCCAGGCCCGCGATCAGCCGCAAGGTCGTCGTCTTGCCGGCACCGGTCGGGCCTAGCAGCACGACGAATTCGCCGTCGCGGATCGTCAGTGTCAGGTTACGCACAGCTTCGGATTCGCCGAAGGACTTGCTGACGTTCTGGAGGGATACCTCAGCCATGACGGACCTCCGCATAGAGCGATGATTTGACGGCGCGGCCGGAAGCGCAGTCGAACAGCGAGAGTTTTTCGCTGTTGAGTTCGAGGCCGACGGTTTCGCCGATCCGGAATGTCCGGTCGGCAGGCACACGCGCCTTGAGAAGGCCCTTGGCTGTCTCGACGGCGACGATCTGGTTGGTGCCGAGGTATTCCGCGCCATAGACCGAGCCGCGCAATGGCGAACTGTCGCTGAAACGGATATGCTCCGGCCGGACGCCGAGCGCCAGTTCGCCGACGACAATATCCTGATGCACTTCGGGTACGGCGATATCGACGCCATCCAGTGAAACCGAGCGGCTGCCCTTCTGCACACCCGCCATGAACTTCAGAAAATTCATCGGCGGCGATCCGATGAAATCGGCGACATACATCGACGTCGGCCGACTGTAGATTTCCTGCGGCGTTCCGAACTGTTCGATGATGCCGTGATTCATCACCGCGATCTTGTCGGCCATCGCCATCGCCTCGTGCTGATCATGGGTCACGTAGACTGTGGTGGCGTGGATGCGATTGTGCAGCTCGCGCAGCTCGTGCACCATCACGTCGCGGAATTCGGCGTCAAGCGTGCCGAGCGGCTCGTCCATCAGGAAGCACTTTGGCCTGCGCACGATGGCGCGCCCAAGCGCAACACGCTGGCGATCTCCGCCGGCCAGCCCGGACACGGAGCGGTCGAGGATATGGCTGATCTGCAGGAGCCTTGCCGTTTCCTCCACCCGCGACCGGATTTCCGCCTTCGGAACGCCCTGCGACAGTAGCGGAAAGCCGATGTTCTTGCGTACGTTCATATGCGGATAAAGGGCGAAAAGCTGGAAAACGAAGGCGATGTCGCGGGCGCTGGCGCGGTTGAAGGTTACGTCTTCACCGTCGAGAAAGATCCTGCCGCTGGTCGGCAGTTCCAGGCCGGCGATCATCCGCAGCGTCGTCGTCTTGCCGCAACCCGATGGTCCGAGCAGCGCCAGGAATTCGCCATCGCCGACGGTGAAGCTCGAATCCTCCACCGCGACGAAATCGGCGAATTGCTTGCGCAGGTTTTCGATCCGGATCTCGGCCATGGTTCACTCCGGAAATTTCGAGACGATGATGAACATCAATGTGCCGGCAAGCAGCGTCACCAGCGAATAGGTGTAGAGCGCCAGCGCAAACGGCTGGAACAGCATCAGGAAGCCGATCGCGATCAGCGCCGTCGCGATATTTTCCATCGGCCCGCGCCGGAAAAAGAAAGGCCGTTTCTTGGCGGTTTTCGTCGTGTCCATGGTCATTTCCGCACCGCTCCGAAGGTGATGCCGCGCAGCAATTGCTTGCGCAGAAGGATGGTGAAGACGAGGATCGGCACGAGGAAGATCGTCGTTCCGGCGGCGACGGCCGGCCAGTCCATGCCCCCCTCGCCGATGATCGTCGGAATGAAGGGCGGCGCGGTCTGTGCCGAACCCGACGTCAGAAGCACTGCAAACGCATATTCGTTCCAGGCGAAGATCAGGCAGAAGATCGCGGTGGCAGCAATGCCCGTCGTTGCTTGCGGCAACACGACCTTGCGGAAGGCCTGCAAGCGGGTGTAGCCGTCGATCATCGCCGCCTCTTCATATTCCCGCGGAATTTCGTCGATGAAGCCCTTGAGCAGCCAGACCGCAAGCGAGACGTTGACGGCCGTGTAGAGCAGGATCATGCCGAGTGCCGTGTCGGACAGGCCAAGTTCCCGGTACATCAGATAGATCGGGATCGCCACCGCGATCGGCGGCATCATCCGCGTCGACAGGATGAAGAACAGGAGATCATCGGCCAGCGGCACCCGGAAGCGCGAAAAACCATAGGCCGCGAGCGTGCCGAGAAAGACGGCAAGGAAGGTCGAGCCGAAGGCGATCACCATCGAATTGGTGAAGCGCGGCCAATAGTTGGAAGGACCGGCGATCACCATGTTGCGGCTGCGGGTGATCTCGTCGCAGGTCGAGACCGGCGGCCCGAGCGACTGGATATACTCCGGCGTCTGGCGCGTGCGGGTCGTGAAGAGATTGCAGTAACCCTCCAGCGTCGGCTGGAAGACGATCTTCGGCGGATAACTGATGGAGTCCGGCGGCGACTTGAAGCTCGTCAGGAAAATCCAGGCCAGCGGCACCATGGTGATCACCGCATAAAGAATGACGATGGCACCGGCGATGCGTTTGGTGGTGATGCTCGGCTCGACCACGGAATGGGCGGATGTCGCGTTGCTCATCTCTGTTTCACCCTGTTCAGCGCTTTGACATAGATATTGGCGAGACCAAAGACGGCGACGAAGAGAATGATGGCAAAGGAGGAGGCGCGGCCGGTCCGCCAGCTTTCGAAGGCCTCGCGTTTCAGCGTGATCGAGGCGACCTCCGTCGTCGATCCGGGCCCGCCCCCCGTCAGAAGCATGACCATGTCGAACATCTTGAAGTTCTCGATGCCGCGGAAAAGCACCGCGAGCATGATGAAGGGCAGCGCCATCGGGATGGTGATCGACCAGAATTGCCGCCAGCCAGACGCCCGGTCGACCTCGGCCGCCTCGTAGATATAGTCGGGGATCGACCTTAAGCCCGCCAGGCAGATCAGCATCACATAGGGCGTCCACATCCAGGTATCGACAATGATGATGGACCAGGGGGCGAGCGACACCGAGCCGAGCATTTCGAATGAGGATGGCGGCAGGCCGGTGGCGTAAGAGACGATGTAGTTGAACAGCCCGATCTGCGGCTGATAGAGGAACCGCCAGAAATTGCCCACCACCGCCGGCGACAGCATCATCGGAATGAGAATCACCGTCGTCCAGAAGGCATGTCCTTTGAACTTCCTGTCGATCAGATAGGCAAGCGAAAAGCCGATGAGCGTCTGCAGAAGGATCGTCCAGAAGACGAAATGCGCCGTCGTCTGCATGGCGATCCAGATGTCCGGATCGTTGAGAACCCGCTGGTAGTTCGTCAGGCCAACACCTCGACGATCGCGTTCGGCCGGTTGGCGCGATAATTGGTGAAGGAGAGCCGCACCGCCCAGATCAGTGGAAAGATATTGATCGCCAGCAGCAACAGGATGGTGGGCGCGATAAAAAGCCAAGCAATAGCCCGGTCGGACAGGCCGCGCACGCGGTGAGCAAGCGGCACCGGCGTTGCGCGCACCATGCGTTCGGTCGCCTTGTCCAGTATCGTCGTATTGGTATCGGTCACGGACTTCACCTGAAATCGGGATGGCGGTCGTCAACAGGGCCGCCCGAGCGCACGCGCCGGACGGCCCC
This genomic window contains:
- a CDS encoding HPr family phosphocarrier protein — encoded protein: MTDKRYGAYGGTGSVDGHASVELLITHGVGLHARPSVTFTRLAKSFPCVIEIEVNRSGLWLNAKSIVKVMGARIRKGSTLRIRAHGLRADEAISVLEALFVNDLGEERPHVRGA
- a CDS encoding ABC transporter ATP-binding protein; its protein translation is MAEIRIENLRKQFADFVAVEDSSFTVGDGEFLALLGPSGCGKTTTLRMIAGLELPTSGRIFLDGEDVTFNRASARDIAFVFQLFALYPHMNVRKNIGFPLLSQGVPKAEIRSRVEETARLLQISHILDRSVSGLAGGDRQRVALGRAIVRRPKCFLMDEPLGTLDAEFRDVMVHELRELHNRIHATTVYVTHDQHEAMAMADKIAVMNHGIIEQFGTPQEIYSRPTSMYVADFIGSPPMNFLKFMAGVQKGSRSVSLDGVDIAVPEVHQDIVVGELALGVRPEHIRFSDSSPLRGSVYGAEYLGTNQIVAVETAKGLLKARVPADRTFRIGETVGLELNSEKLSLFDCASGRAVKSSLYAEVRHG
- a CDS encoding carbohydrate ABC transporter permease: MSNATSAHSVVEPSITTKRIAGAIVILYAVITMVPLAWIFLTSFKSPPDSISYPPKIVFQPTLEGYCNLFTTRTRQTPEYIQSLGPPVSTCDEITRSRNMVIAGPSNYWPRFTNSMVIAFGSTFLAVFLGTLAAYGFSRFRVPLADDLLFFILSTRMMPPIAVAIPIYLMYRELGLSDTALGMILLYTAVNVSLAVWLLKGFIDEIPREYEEAAMIDGYTRLQAFRKVVLPQATTGIAATAIFCLIFAWNEYAFAVLLTSGSAQTAPPFIPTIIGEGGMDWPAVAAGTTIFLVPILVFTILLRKQLLRGITFGAVRK
- a CDS encoding dihydroxyacetone kinase subunit DhaK, which produces MKHFFNRRENIVTEALDGLLRTAAPGTLARLDSYPDIKVIVRADWDKSRVAVISGGGAGHEPSHAGFVGKGMLTAAVSGEIFASPSVDAVLTAIRAVTGKPGCLLVVKNYTGDRLNFGLAAEKARAEGFDVEMVIVADDIALPEINQPRGVAGTLFVHKIAGHLAESGESLASVAAAAKAAAADIVSLGVSYSSCSIPGRPYEDRLGENQGELGLGIHGEPGVEKITVQQADSIVGVMTERLSAAMKPDGRYALLINNLGAVPPVEMSLIANAVLSSPFAGRIALAIGPGPMMTALNMNGFSLSLIRLDPAREVALLSDVAPHAWLPAVVPHSVATLPAPKAESLAATAVASHDAGAERVLAAICDRLISLEPELNRLDAKAGDGDTGSTVATGARSILAQTSSLPLADRAALFAVIGDALATAMGGSSGVLLSIFFTAAGKASGDGGDLAASLLAGLDRMTFYGGAHPGDRTMVDALSPALHAMAAGGIRAAADAARKGAEATKVMRKAKAGRSAYIGESDLDGVMDPGAHAVAEVFAAVAGILEPA
- a CDS encoding putative PEP-binding protein: MSGALRLQGQGNGQGHAIGPAHVPSEPWNPVDGGVSPSLEFDLLRSAIGEAASSLEDLMVRTDRSSANILEFQVEMLRDPVIGDMAAEYIAEGQNAALAWVTALEEYIAGFEQSEDGDIRARAVDVIDIRDRVLRILEGRPPADFPKGSVFVGKDMAPSLFLAHDWTGGGGIALAAGSTASHVALLARAKGVPMVVGVGGLAIESEVPVLVDGGTGLVVVHPSGADIAVAAMGEKTAPQTPARFAPPSPASLPACRLEVLVNISDIAEIHSLDSSVCNGIGLLRTEFLLSSAADLANEEKQFHLYVEMLDWAAGKPVTIRLFDLGGDKPLGGFAVEERNPFLGMRGIRLLLAMPAMLRIQARALLRAAALGPMKVLLPMVTFPKEVEDTRRIFEEEAAGLVQRNIDIGVPDIGMMVEVPAAAMMLDTFEAADFFSLGTNDLAQFLTASARDSVSVANLYDQATPVLLRLIAQTVRIAHDMDKPIGICGDLAGNPALLPSLIASGILQISVAPSQLPAVKAVLAQARMEG
- the dhaM gene encoding dihydroxyacetone kinase phosphoryl donor subunit DhaM, with the translated sequence MTSRNENVGIVIVSHSPLVARGAADMVRQMVGDSVPLAWCGGNPAGGLGTDPGTILKAIEEAWSDAGVAIFVDLGGAETNSEMAIEMIGKVRAARIVICNAPIVEGAVIAAAEASGGASLAKVVATAQELSPS
- a CDS encoding ABC transporter ATP-binding protein, giving the protein MAEVSLQNVSKSFGESEAVRNLTLTIRDGEFVVLLGPTGAGKTTTLRLIAGLEKPDRGRVSIGGQDMAGAAPAGRDVAFVFQQYSLYPHLTVYENLAFPLRSPARRLSADEIDRRVRDVAKMVRIDHKLENRSTRLSGGEMQRVAIGRALVRKPAIYLMDEPLSSLDAKLRAELRLELKRIQSELGSTLLYVTHDQIEAMTMADRIGILKDGELVQLGTPREIYSNPVNLHVAARLGQPHINLIPEGLVPGGRPPIGTTTIGARTEHLEIRAANGNANAEIDWIEHLGDQSHLHMRIAGHKLVTLANPYVPVSPGDKIMLILKDPLYFGADGQRLV
- the dhaK gene encoding dihydroxyacetone kinase subunit DhaK, yielding MKKFMNGAGTLAQDCLEGFVAAHGDIVLFGEGKKHVRRRVLTPGKVAIISGGGAGHEPMHTGFVGQGMLDAACTGYVFTSPTPDQILGAIGETDSGAGTLLIVKNYDGDVMNFEMAAEMAMAGGAHRIETIIVNDDIAVERSARGTGRRGVAGTLVVEKIVGAAAQVGADLQELKALGDAVVAATRTMGVALKGTTVPQTTRETFVLGPNEMEVGVGIHGEPGRSRDQMKDASAIVDLICGHILKDFGSLDGRSVLLFVNGLGGTPLSELYLVFGLARTFFEGQDVTIARSLVGTYVTSLDMAGVSITVTILDERLTALWDAPVLTASLRW
- the dhaL gene encoding dihydroxyacetone kinase subunit DhaL, encoding MILVREPKSAIDQAALIRRVIDACRNVVAEHETHLCDLDRAIGDGDHGTNMRRGLEALAAESQQLAAMSVSEAMIAAGTILVMSIGGAAGPLYGTLLLEIGKGLAAEPPPAKFPDVFQQSVAAVARRGKSSPGEKTLLDVLYPVSEAMMGDTPLQNLAEKAQGFADRTIDMKAMRGRASFLGERSVGHMDPGAASCALLCKTVCRELAQAGAA